The following coding sequences are from one Lycium ferocissimum isolate CSIRO_LF1 chromosome 3, AGI_CSIRO_Lferr_CH_V1, whole genome shotgun sequence window:
- the LOC132051156 gene encoding UDP-xylose transporter 1-like, giving the protein MGEKTSFQLGVVGALFLSVASSVSIVICNKALMSNLGFPFATTLTSWHLMVTFVTLHVALRFNFFENKPIDMKTVILFGILNGVSIGFLNLSLGFNSIGFYQMTKLAIIPFTVLLETIFLKKQFSRNIKFSLLILLLGVGIASITDLQLNFVGTILSLLAIVTTCVGQILTNTIQKRLNISSTQLLYQSAPFQAAILFVTGPLVDQFLTKKNVFAHKYSNVVLVSKTLVHIFMYVYVLPTNYLSL; this is encoded by the exons ATGGGTGAGAAGACCAGCTTCCAGTTGGGTGTGGTAGGAGCATTGTTTCTCTCAGTGGCATCCTCAGTCTCCATTGTTATTTGCAACAAAGCTTTGATGAGCAATCTTGGTTTCCCATTTG CAACAACATTGACAAGTTGGCATCTGATGGTGACATTTGTTACACTTCATGTGGCACTGAGATTCAATTTCTTTGAGAATAAACCCATTGATATGAAGACTGTCATTCTCTTTGGTATTTTAAATGGCGTTTCCATTGGCTTTCTCAATCTCAGCCTTGGTTTTAATTCTATTGGCTTTTACCAG ATGACAAAGTTAGCAATTATACCTTTCACTGTACTTTTAGAaaccattttcttaaaaaagcaATTCAG CCGGAATATCAAATTCTCTCTGTTAATTCTACTGCTCGGAGTAGGCATTGCATCCATTACTGATCTTCAGCTCAATTTTGTTGGCACAATCCTCTCTCTACTAGCCATTGTTACAACTTGTGTTGGACAAATT CTCACAAATACAATTCAGAAAAggctcaacatctcatctacaCAACTGCTGTACCAATCAGCCCCTTTCCAAGCAGCTATTTTATTTGTGACGGGGCCTTTGGTGGATCAATTCCTTACCAAAAAGAATGTTTTTGCTCACAAGTATTCTAATGTTGTGTTGGTAAGCAAAACCCTAGTCcacatttttatgtatgtgtatgttcTACCTACAAATTATTTGTCACTGTAA
- the LOC132050338 gene encoding uncharacterized protein LOC132050338 isoform X3, with the protein MNLLFSFLESSRPHSALLAGYFSKVVICLMLRKTVPLMNYVQAHHDVFRQMVDLIGITSIMEVLVRLVGADDQIYPNTTDVMQWLADSNLLEMIVDKLSPSSPPEVHANAAETLCAITRSTPSPLATKLSSPSFVARIFGHALEDSHSKSALVHSLTVCISLLDSKRSIPSFMMYSFRSQHVYESPMHVSPDTIGAMLPKLGDLVKLLNVTSDEKILPTTYGELRPPLGKHRLKIVEFISVLLKAGNEAAEKELISSGTIERVLDLFFEYPYNNALHHHVESIIYSCVESKSNIIVDHLFEECDLIGKILQTDKQSTVSSDEKQPTLPATGQRAPRVGNIGHITRISNKLVQLGKNDIYIQAHLEKNMEWSDWQTTVLQERNTIENVYRWACGRPTAMQDRMRDSDEEDVHDRDYDVAALANNLSQAFRYTIYDNNDAEEGHAALERDDEDVYFDDESAEVVISSLRLGDEQGSSLFTNSNWFAFQDDRLGDAPMNTSPTEAMEEINLNGTSNGGNSNSDDEVVVGEEDDLAESKNSTDGTPTSSSNAFSGFGGSNSVNGGNFNQQNEKAGQSDDMGFFRFETTDNDDPFGHRPMPEWAAWGNASDFQVGRSSVNPFEDSSNSSGPLADSVEAATPVVSSTSSGSEESIPNGVSTSPDSSKSSYRSESCQKAATVPSSLFEEDVEFVGVELEGTEKAMEHALKEGIVGEAAPLKRSIVTKSPEKESTDDGGEGIKEYNDANYWRVDQEVSVSE; encoded by the exons ATGAATTTACTCTTTTCCTTCTTGGAATCAAGTCGTCCGCATAGTGCATTGCTTGCTGGGTACTTTAGTAAG GTCGTGATATGCCTCATGCTGCGGAAGACCGTTCCCCTCATGAACTATGTTCAG GCGCACCATGATGTTTTCCGCCAGATGGTGGATTTGATTGGTATAACATCCATAATGGAG GTTTTGGTGCGACTTGTAGGTGCCGATGATCAAATCTACCCTAACACGACAGATGTGATGCAATGGTTAGCTGACAGCAATCTTTTAGAAATGATCGTGGATAAATTGAGCCCTTCT AGTCCTCCTGAAGTACATGCTAATGCAGCAGAGACGCTATGTGCAATAACTAGAAGCACACCATCGCCTCTGGCTACTAAACTATCTAGCCCAAG CTTTGTAGCAAGGATATTTGGTCATGCCCTTGAAGATTCACACTCAAAGTCTGCCCTTGTCCATTCTTTGACTGTCTGCATATCTCTGTTGGATTCAAAAAGATCAATCCCATCATTTATGATGTATTCCTTCCGGAGCCAGCATGTTTACGAGTCACCCATGCATGTCAGTCCTGACACTATTGGTGCAATGCTGCCTAAACTTG GTGACTTGGTCAAGCTGTTGAACGTGACCTCTGATGAGAAGATTCTGCCTACAACATATGGTGAACTCAGACCACCTTTAGGGAAGCATCGCTTAAAG ATTGTGGAATTCATTTCCGTGCTACTGAAAGCTGGCAATGAAGCTGCAGAGAAAGAGTTGATCAGCTCTGGGACAATTGAAAGAGTCCTGGATCTCTTTTTTGA GTACCCTTACAATAATGCATTACATCATCACGTGGAGAGTATAATATACTCCTGCGTGGAAAGCAAAAGCAATATCATTGTTGACCATCTTTTTGAAGAGTGCGATTTGATTGGGAAGATACTTCAAACGGATAAACAGTCTACAGTCTCTAGTGATGAAAAACAG CCAACTTTACCTGCCACTGGGCAACGAGCACCCCGAGTGGGTAACATAGGACATATAACACGGATTTCTAACAAACTTGTTCAGCTGGGAAAGAATGACATCTACATTCAAGCACATCTTGAG AAAAATATGGAATGGAGTGATTGGCAAACTACCGTCTTACAGGAGCGTAATACAATCGAAAATGTCTACCGATGGGCTTGTGG CCGACCAACTGCAATGCAAGATCGGATGAGAGACAGTGATGAGGAAGATGTTCATGACAGAGATTATGATGTAGCAGCTTTAGCCAATAATCTTAGCCAAGCATTCAGATACACCATATATGACAACAATGATGCTGAAGAG GGTCATGCAGCTCTTGAACGAGATGATGAG GATGTTTACTTTGATGATGAGTCTGCTGAAGTTGTGATATCATCCCTTCGATTGGGAGATGAGCAGGGGAG CAGTTTGTTCACAAACTCAAACTGGTTTGCTTTTCAAGATGATAGACTTGGTGATGCACCTATGAACACCTCACCTACAGAGGCAATGGAAGAGATCAACCTTAATGGAACATCAAATGGTGGGAATAGCAATAGTGATGACGAGGTGGTAGTTGGAGAGGAGGATGACTTGGCTGAGAGCAAAAATTCTACAGATGGAACACCTACTTCTAGTTCAAATGCCTTTAGTGGATTTGGTGGATCGAATTCTGTTAATGGCGGTAACTTCAATCAACAAAATGAGAAAGCAGGTCAGTCAGATGACATGGGTTTCTTCCGCTTTGAGACGACAGACAATGATGACCCCTTTGGACACAGGCCTATGCCTGAATGGGCAGCATGGGGGAATGCATCAGATTTTCAAGTTGGTAGATCCAGTGTGAACCCATTTGAAGATTCTAGTAACTCTAGTGGCCCTCTGGCCGATTCAGTGGAGGCAGCGACTCCTGTGGTAAGCTCCACTTCTAGTGGTAGTGAAGAATCTATTCCAAATGGTGTCTCAACATCTCCAGATTCTAGCAAAAGTTCATATAGATCTGAGTCTTGTCAGAAAGCAGCTACCGTTCCTTCTTCTTTGTTTGAAGAGGATGTTGAATTTGTCGGTGTAGAATTAGAGGGTACTGAAAAGGCAATGGAACATGCTCTAAAAGAGGGGATAGTTGGGGAGGCTGCTCCATTGAAAAGGAGCATTGTTACCAAGAGTCCTGAAAAGGAGAGTACAGATGATGGTGGGGAAGGAATAAAAGAGTACAATGATGCAAACTATTGGAGAGTAGACCAAGAAGTTTCAGTATCAGAGTAA
- the LOC132050338 gene encoding uncharacterized protein LOC132050338 isoform X1, whose product MFWKLTSLSGCSPVEAVLDKENFTLEELLDEEEIIQECKALNSRLINFLRDRAQVEQLLHYIVDEPSEDADSQRKFKFPFIASEIFTCEIDVILKTLVEEEELMNLLFSFLESSRPHSALLAGYFSKVVICLMLRKTVPLMNYVQAHHDVFRQMVDLIGITSIMEVLVRLVGADDQIYPNTTDVMQWLADSNLLEMIVDKLSPSSPPEVHANAAETLCAITRSTPSPLATKLSSPSFVARIFGHALEDSHSKSALVHSLTVCISLLDSKRSIPSFMMYSFRSQHVYESPMHVSPDTIGAMLPKLGDLVKLLNVTSDEKILPTTYGELRPPLGKHRLKIVEFISVLLKAGNEAAEKELISSGTIERVLDLFFEYPYNNALHHHVESIIYSCVESKSNIIVDHLFEECDLIGKILQTDKQSTVSSDEKQPTLPATGQRAPRVGNIGHITRISNKLVQLGKNDIYIQAHLEKNMEWSDWQTTVLQERNTIENVYRWACGRPTAMQDRMRDSDEEDVHDRDYDVAALANNLSQAFRYTIYDNNDAEEGHAALERDDEDVYFDDESAEVVISSLRLGDEQGSSLFTNSNWFAFQDDRLGDAPMNTSPTEAMEEINLNGTSNGGNSNSDDEVVVGEEDDLAESKNSTDGTPTSSSNAFSGFGGSNSVNGGNFNQQNEKAGQSDDMGFFRFETTDNDDPFGHRPMPEWAAWGNASDFQVGRSSVNPFEDSSNSSGPLADSVEAATPVVSSTSSGSEESIPNGVSTSPDSSKSSYRSESCQKAATVPSSLFEEDVEFVGVELEGTEKAMEHALKEGIVGEAAPLKRSIVTKSPEKESTDDGGEGIKEYNDANYWRVDQEVSVSE is encoded by the exons GTTGAAGCAGTATTAGACAAGGAAAACTTCACATTGGAAGAGCTTCTCGATGAAGAAGAGATAATTCAAGAATGCAAAGCTTTGAACAGCCGTCTCATAAATTT TTTGAGAGATAGAGCCCAGGTTGAGCAGTTGCTGCACTACATTGTTGATGAGCCTTCTGAGGATGCCGATAGCCAGCGGAAATTTAA GTTTCCTTTTATTGCCAGTGAGATATTCACCTGTGAAATTGATGTTATCCTTAAGACTCTAGTGGAAGAAGAAGAG CTCATGAATTTACTCTTTTCCTTCTTGGAATCAAGTCGTCCGCATAGTGCATTGCTTGCTGGGTACTTTAGTAAG GTCGTGATATGCCTCATGCTGCGGAAGACCGTTCCCCTCATGAACTATGTTCAG GCGCACCATGATGTTTTCCGCCAGATGGTGGATTTGATTGGTATAACATCCATAATGGAG GTTTTGGTGCGACTTGTAGGTGCCGATGATCAAATCTACCCTAACACGACAGATGTGATGCAATGGTTAGCTGACAGCAATCTTTTAGAAATGATCGTGGATAAATTGAGCCCTTCT AGTCCTCCTGAAGTACATGCTAATGCAGCAGAGACGCTATGTGCAATAACTAGAAGCACACCATCGCCTCTGGCTACTAAACTATCTAGCCCAAG CTTTGTAGCAAGGATATTTGGTCATGCCCTTGAAGATTCACACTCAAAGTCTGCCCTTGTCCATTCTTTGACTGTCTGCATATCTCTGTTGGATTCAAAAAGATCAATCCCATCATTTATGATGTATTCCTTCCGGAGCCAGCATGTTTACGAGTCACCCATGCATGTCAGTCCTGACACTATTGGTGCAATGCTGCCTAAACTTG GTGACTTGGTCAAGCTGTTGAACGTGACCTCTGATGAGAAGATTCTGCCTACAACATATGGTGAACTCAGACCACCTTTAGGGAAGCATCGCTTAAAG ATTGTGGAATTCATTTCCGTGCTACTGAAAGCTGGCAATGAAGCTGCAGAGAAAGAGTTGATCAGCTCTGGGACAATTGAAAGAGTCCTGGATCTCTTTTTTGA GTACCCTTACAATAATGCATTACATCATCACGTGGAGAGTATAATATACTCCTGCGTGGAAAGCAAAAGCAATATCATTGTTGACCATCTTTTTGAAGAGTGCGATTTGATTGGGAAGATACTTCAAACGGATAAACAGTCTACAGTCTCTAGTGATGAAAAACAG CCAACTTTACCTGCCACTGGGCAACGAGCACCCCGAGTGGGTAACATAGGACATATAACACGGATTTCTAACAAACTTGTTCAGCTGGGAAAGAATGACATCTACATTCAAGCACATCTTGAG AAAAATATGGAATGGAGTGATTGGCAAACTACCGTCTTACAGGAGCGTAATACAATCGAAAATGTCTACCGATGGGCTTGTGG CCGACCAACTGCAATGCAAGATCGGATGAGAGACAGTGATGAGGAAGATGTTCATGACAGAGATTATGATGTAGCAGCTTTAGCCAATAATCTTAGCCAAGCATTCAGATACACCATATATGACAACAATGATGCTGAAGAG GGTCATGCAGCTCTTGAACGAGATGATGAG GATGTTTACTTTGATGATGAGTCTGCTGAAGTTGTGATATCATCCCTTCGATTGGGAGATGAGCAGGGGAG CAGTTTGTTCACAAACTCAAACTGGTTTGCTTTTCAAGATGATAGACTTGGTGATGCACCTATGAACACCTCACCTACAGAGGCAATGGAAGAGATCAACCTTAATGGAACATCAAATGGTGGGAATAGCAATAGTGATGACGAGGTGGTAGTTGGAGAGGAGGATGACTTGGCTGAGAGCAAAAATTCTACAGATGGAACACCTACTTCTAGTTCAAATGCCTTTAGTGGATTTGGTGGATCGAATTCTGTTAATGGCGGTAACTTCAATCAACAAAATGAGAAAGCAGGTCAGTCAGATGACATGGGTTTCTTCCGCTTTGAGACGACAGACAATGATGACCCCTTTGGACACAGGCCTATGCCTGAATGGGCAGCATGGGGGAATGCATCAGATTTTCAAGTTGGTAGATCCAGTGTGAACCCATTTGAAGATTCTAGTAACTCTAGTGGCCCTCTGGCCGATTCAGTGGAGGCAGCGACTCCTGTGGTAAGCTCCACTTCTAGTGGTAGTGAAGAATCTATTCCAAATGGTGTCTCAACATCTCCAGATTCTAGCAAAAGTTCATATAGATCTGAGTCTTGTCAGAAAGCAGCTACCGTTCCTTCTTCTTTGTTTGAAGAGGATGTTGAATTTGTCGGTGTAGAATTAGAGGGTACTGAAAAGGCAATGGAACATGCTCTAAAAGAGGGGATAGTTGGGGAGGCTGCTCCATTGAAAAGGAGCATTGTTACCAAGAGTCCTGAAAAGGAGAGTACAGATGATGGTGGGGAAGGAATAAAAGAGTACAATGATGCAAACTATTGGAGAGTAGACCAAGAAGTTTCAGTATCAGAGTAA
- the LOC132050338 gene encoding uncharacterized protein LOC132050338 isoform X2, with protein sequence MFWKLTSLSGCSPVEAVLDKENFTLEELLDEEEIIQECKALNSRLINFLRDRAQVEQLLHYIVDEPSEDADSQRKFKFPFIASEIFTCEIDVILKTLVEEEELMNLLFSFLESSRPHSALLAGYFSKVVICLMLRKTVPLMNYVQAHHDVFRQMVDLIGITSIMEVLVRLVGADDQIYPNTTDVMQWLADSNLLEMIVDKLSPSSPPEVHANAAETLCAITRSTPSPLATKLSSPSFVARIFGHALEDSHSKSALVHSLTVCISLLDSKRSIPSFMMYSFRSQHVYESPMHVSPDTIGAMLPKLGDLVKLLNVTSDEKILPTTYGELRPPLGKHRLKIVEFISVLLKAGNEAAEKELISSGTIERVLDLFFEYPYNNALHHHVESIIYSCVESKSNIIVDHLFEECDLIGKILQTDKQSTVSSDEKQPTLPATGQRAPRVGNIGHITRISNKLVQLGKNDIYIQAHLEKNMEWSDWQTTVLQERNTIENVYRWACGRPTAMQDRMRDSDEEDVHDRDYDVAALANNLSQAFRYTIYDNNDAEEGHAALERDDEDVYFDDESAEVVISSLRLGDEQGSLFTNSNWFAFQDDRLGDAPMNTSPTEAMEEINLNGTSNGGNSNSDDEVVVGEEDDLAESKNSTDGTPTSSSNAFSGFGGSNSVNGGNFNQQNEKAGQSDDMGFFRFETTDNDDPFGHRPMPEWAAWGNASDFQVGRSSVNPFEDSSNSSGPLADSVEAATPVVSSTSSGSEESIPNGVSTSPDSSKSSYRSESCQKAATVPSSLFEEDVEFVGVELEGTEKAMEHALKEGIVGEAAPLKRSIVTKSPEKESTDDGGEGIKEYNDANYWRVDQEVSVSE encoded by the exons GTTGAAGCAGTATTAGACAAGGAAAACTTCACATTGGAAGAGCTTCTCGATGAAGAAGAGATAATTCAAGAATGCAAAGCTTTGAACAGCCGTCTCATAAATTT TTTGAGAGATAGAGCCCAGGTTGAGCAGTTGCTGCACTACATTGTTGATGAGCCTTCTGAGGATGCCGATAGCCAGCGGAAATTTAA GTTTCCTTTTATTGCCAGTGAGATATTCACCTGTGAAATTGATGTTATCCTTAAGACTCTAGTGGAAGAAGAAGAG CTCATGAATTTACTCTTTTCCTTCTTGGAATCAAGTCGTCCGCATAGTGCATTGCTTGCTGGGTACTTTAGTAAG GTCGTGATATGCCTCATGCTGCGGAAGACCGTTCCCCTCATGAACTATGTTCAG GCGCACCATGATGTTTTCCGCCAGATGGTGGATTTGATTGGTATAACATCCATAATGGAG GTTTTGGTGCGACTTGTAGGTGCCGATGATCAAATCTACCCTAACACGACAGATGTGATGCAATGGTTAGCTGACAGCAATCTTTTAGAAATGATCGTGGATAAATTGAGCCCTTCT AGTCCTCCTGAAGTACATGCTAATGCAGCAGAGACGCTATGTGCAATAACTAGAAGCACACCATCGCCTCTGGCTACTAAACTATCTAGCCCAAG CTTTGTAGCAAGGATATTTGGTCATGCCCTTGAAGATTCACACTCAAAGTCTGCCCTTGTCCATTCTTTGACTGTCTGCATATCTCTGTTGGATTCAAAAAGATCAATCCCATCATTTATGATGTATTCCTTCCGGAGCCAGCATGTTTACGAGTCACCCATGCATGTCAGTCCTGACACTATTGGTGCAATGCTGCCTAAACTTG GTGACTTGGTCAAGCTGTTGAACGTGACCTCTGATGAGAAGATTCTGCCTACAACATATGGTGAACTCAGACCACCTTTAGGGAAGCATCGCTTAAAG ATTGTGGAATTCATTTCCGTGCTACTGAAAGCTGGCAATGAAGCTGCAGAGAAAGAGTTGATCAGCTCTGGGACAATTGAAAGAGTCCTGGATCTCTTTTTTGA GTACCCTTACAATAATGCATTACATCATCACGTGGAGAGTATAATATACTCCTGCGTGGAAAGCAAAAGCAATATCATTGTTGACCATCTTTTTGAAGAGTGCGATTTGATTGGGAAGATACTTCAAACGGATAAACAGTCTACAGTCTCTAGTGATGAAAAACAG CCAACTTTACCTGCCACTGGGCAACGAGCACCCCGAGTGGGTAACATAGGACATATAACACGGATTTCTAACAAACTTGTTCAGCTGGGAAAGAATGACATCTACATTCAAGCACATCTTGAG AAAAATATGGAATGGAGTGATTGGCAAACTACCGTCTTACAGGAGCGTAATACAATCGAAAATGTCTACCGATGGGCTTGTGG CCGACCAACTGCAATGCAAGATCGGATGAGAGACAGTGATGAGGAAGATGTTCATGACAGAGATTATGATGTAGCAGCTTTAGCCAATAATCTTAGCCAAGCATTCAGATACACCATATATGACAACAATGATGCTGAAGAG GGTCATGCAGCTCTTGAACGAGATGATGAG GATGTTTACTTTGATGATGAGTCTGCTGAAGTTGTGATATCATCCCTTCGATTGGGAGATGAGCAGGGGAG TTTGTTCACAAACTCAAACTGGTTTGCTTTTCAAGATGATAGACTTGGTGATGCACCTATGAACACCTCACCTACAGAGGCAATGGAAGAGATCAACCTTAATGGAACATCAAATGGTGGGAATAGCAATAGTGATGACGAGGTGGTAGTTGGAGAGGAGGATGACTTGGCTGAGAGCAAAAATTCTACAGATGGAACACCTACTTCTAGTTCAAATGCCTTTAGTGGATTTGGTGGATCGAATTCTGTTAATGGCGGTAACTTCAATCAACAAAATGAGAAAGCAGGTCAGTCAGATGACATGGGTTTCTTCCGCTTTGAGACGACAGACAATGATGACCCCTTTGGACACAGGCCTATGCCTGAATGGGCAGCATGGGGGAATGCATCAGATTTTCAAGTTGGTAGATCCAGTGTGAACCCATTTGAAGATTCTAGTAACTCTAGTGGCCCTCTGGCCGATTCAGTGGAGGCAGCGACTCCTGTGGTAAGCTCCACTTCTAGTGGTAGTGAAGAATCTATTCCAAATGGTGTCTCAACATCTCCAGATTCTAGCAAAAGTTCATATAGATCTGAGTCTTGTCAGAAAGCAGCTACCGTTCCTTCTTCTTTGTTTGAAGAGGATGTTGAATTTGTCGGTGTAGAATTAGAGGGTACTGAAAAGGCAATGGAACATGCTCTAAAAGAGGGGATAGTTGGGGAGGCTGCTCCATTGAAAAGGAGCATTGTTACCAAGAGTCCTGAAAAGGAGAGTACAGATGATGGTGGGGAAGGAATAAAAGAGTACAATGATGCAAACTATTGGAGAGTAGACCAAGAAGTTTCAGTATCAGAGTAA